The following are from one region of the Geotrypetes seraphini chromosome 12, aGeoSer1.1, whole genome shotgun sequence genome:
- the TCTEX1D4 gene encoding tctex1 domain-containing protein 4, which produces MTDKLLPLSQEALIQFNKTVAAEGTETRPRAGSFSIRRSSQSLEMPPRTLLRFRSMDSKPPGQSRRSSILSNLNTPFSRRSSVSMAMGKRLSLGPWMHYGRTSFSGLPLYQPIQEIQCENTYRMVPEEGFKFDVSRAQQVLESILSSRLSNTTYNPVNTGQLGQSLTDLIRSKVKELLPPRYKLVCNVIVGQMGNQGLRVASRCVWDHENDNFASATYTNPSLFAVAVVHGLYFP; this is translated from the coding sequence ATGACAGACAAGCTTCTCCCCCTGTCCCAGGAGGCTCTAATCCAGTTCAACAAGACGGTAGCAGCAGAGGGCACAGAGACTCGTCCAAGGGCAGGATCCTTCTCTATTCGCCGAAGCTCTCAGTCCCTAGAGATGCCACCGCGGACCCTGTTGCGTTTCAGGAGCATGGATAGCAAGCCCCCTGGCCAATCGCGGAGGAGCTCCATCCTGAGTAATCTGAACACCCCTTTCTCCCGCAGGAGCTCTGTGTCCATGGCGATGGGTAAGCGACTCTCTCTGGGCCCCTGGATGCACTATGGCAGGACCAGCTTCTCCGGGCTCCCTCTTTACCAGCCCATCCAGGAAATCCAGTGTGAGAACACATACCGGATGGTGCCAGAGGAGGGCTTCAAGTTCGATGTCAGCAGGGCGCAGCAGGTGCTAGAGTCCATTCTGAGCAGCCGCCTCTCTAACACCACATACAACCCAGTCAACACAGGACAGCTTGGCCAGAGCCTGACTGACCTGATTCGTAGCAAGGTGAAGGAACTGCTTCCGCCCCGCTACAAGCTGGTGTGTAATGTCATCGTGGGACAGATGGGCAACCAAGGCCTGAGAGTGGCTAGCCGCTGCGTGTGGGATCATGAGAATGACAACTTTGCTTCAGCCACGTACACAAACCCTTCACTGTTTGCAGTGGCCGTAGTGCATGGCCTGTATTTCCCCTAG